The following are encoded together in the Salvia hispanica cultivar TCC Black 2014 chromosome 6, UniMelb_Shisp_WGS_1.0, whole genome shotgun sequence genome:
- the LOC125195939 gene encoding cytochrome c1-2, heme protein, mitochondrial isoform X1, whose protein sequence is MFGGRALRRLLRERLQSQNTASPVLSSFISKKGQEAVGSATAKSWRVLALCGAGVSGLLSYATIASCDEAEHGLEAATYPWPHSGILNSYDHASIRRGHQVYQQVCASCHSMSLISFRDLVGVAYTEEETKAMAAEIEVVDGPNDEGEMFTRPGKLSDRFPQPYANEQAARFANGGAYPPDLSLITKARHNGQNYVFALLTGYHDPPAGVTIREGLHYNPYFPGGAIAMPKMLNDGAVEYEDGTPATEAQMGKDVVTFLAWAAEPEMEERKLMGFKWIFVLSLALLQAGYYRRMRWSVLKSRKLVLDVVN, encoded by the exons ATGTTTGGGGGCAGAGCTCTCCGCCGGTTGCTAAGAGAGAGACTTCAATCGCAAAACACT GCATCTCCAGTTTTGTCATCTTTTATTTCTAAGAAAGGGCAGGAAGCAGTTGGATCTGCCACCGCTAAGTCCTGGAGGGTATTGGCTCTATGTGGGGCAGGTGTCTCAGGGTTGTTAAGTTATGCAACAATAGCATCTTGTGATGAGGCTGAACATGGTTTGGAGGCTGCCACCTATCCTTGGCCACACAGTGGCATTCTAAATTCATATGACCATGCTTC GATTCGTCGTGGTCACCAGGTGTATCAACAAGTTTGTGCCTCCTGCCATTCAATGTCCTTAATTTCATTCCGTGACTTGGTAGGTGTTGCATATACcgaagaagaaactaaagcTATGGCTGCTGAGATTGAGGTAGTTGATGGGCCAAATGATGAGGGAGAGATGTTTACTCGTCCTGGCAAGCTCAGTGACCGGTTTCCTCAGCCATATGCAAATGAACAAGCAGCTAGGTTTGCTAATGGTGGCGCTTATCCTCCTGATTTAAGTCTTATAACCAAA GCTCGCCACAATGgtcaaaattatgtgtttgcCCTATTGACTGGATATCATGACCCTCCTGCTGGTGTTACA ATTCGTGAAGGATTGCATTATAACCCTTACTTCCCTGGTGGAGCTATTGCTATGCCAAAAATGCTTAATGATGGTGCCGTTGAGTATGAAGATGGTACACCCGCAACAGAAGCTCAG ATGGGGAAAGATGTTGTCACATTTTTAGCATGGGCTGCAGAGCCTGAAATGGAAGAGAGAAAACTG ATGGGATTTAAGTGGATATTCGTTCTATCACTCGCGCTTCTTCAAGCTGGTTATTACAGGCGCATGAGGTGGTCTGTTCTCAAGTCTCGGAAGCTGGTGCTTGATGTCGTGAACTAA